GCACCGTCTCCTAGCAGCCCACCGCAGGCGCCTGTTCAACCTCCGGCGGCAAGCCCTCCTGCACCTTCTGCTCCAGCGGCTGCTCCCAGCGGCGGCGGCTTTTCACCGGCCCCTGCCGTCCCACCATCTTCTGATGATAACAGCAATTCAGGAGCCAATTTCGTTGCTGTTCCTTGTCTTCTGTCAGCTGTCCTCGGAATTGCCTTACTGACCTTCCATTATTAGGCTTCCATTGcctttccccttttttctttcaattttaaaCATTGTAGGTATCCTCCTGTATCTACTGTGGGATTCCCTCATGAAGATAGGAGATGACAGTTTCCAAAAACTTTTAGCTATTCACAGGTTAGATTATTAGCAAACTTTCTTTaatcttcatcatttttcacTGGAGTCAGTTATCTTGTATTTAATGGTATTTATCTTTGAATTCATTGCGGTTTTTGGTTTCATGAACTATGAGTTACTGCATCTTTTGAGACTGACAGcacttatttctttttcataatattcagagagagagagagagacgatggAATGATATCAATATCTGACACTGAACCTAGAATGCATGATGTATGATCCAAGAAAGATTGATAAtggaaacattttcaaaaccGTATATAATGGTGTTTACATACTGAAATCAACTTGCAAACCTGACTAAATTTCCTTGATCGCTTCTTTTGCAAAACTAAAATAACTTGCAATTTCcgtcaccacaaaaaaaaaacttaaaattttagattCGATAATATACAGTTTAAATGTTGTTGAAGATTTGGAAAATGGATGCTAAATAAAGAATCTTCATTGGCAATTAAAACATGCATGTAATTAGTATCACGCATTTTGATGAACTGCATGCATGCAACCGGTGAGAGAAAGCGAGATgcggatggatttttttttttttttaaactcattTTATCAAAACGCCCATGTGTTTTTCTGTGAACAAAATGTCCCTTCAAATTATTGGAAGTCtccaaaaatatattaaataagaaattaatgTTAGTGTGTAATTTTGGAAGAGTTACGAAGAAAGTTAGATTGGGACAGCGGTTCAGAGACTTGTTATCCGATTGTCAATCTTGATCCAAGTCCAAGATTAAGTAATTGGATCTGGTAGACTTGTTACAATGTATTTGAATATGGTATaggcttgtttttttttttctttgtatagtTGAATCTGAATAATATCCAACTCTAATAGATATGCGGATCCAGTTATACAGCATAATGAAGAAAGATGTTGTAgaaatatttgtttatatttgaatctgaaaccaAATTTAAACAACTCACATATGCAATTACTATGTCCGATCCGTTCACATCCTTGTGGATCATAGCGTTTCACATTTGTAACCAGAACATGTTTTACTtttaggaggcgtttgatgTATTAGAATTTAATTCTAATTCAAAATTCTTAAATTTAACTTTTCACCTCTACTTGTAATTAGGACGGAAATTTTAATTCTAGTTTCCCTTTGAGTTTGACCgtatgaaaatttgattgacTTGTTCGACGAAAggagaattaaaattttagaattcaTTTCATGAATTAAAATGTTCATTCTTTGCGTTCCAAAGAAAGacgaaaattttctaaaattcaagaATCATAATTCTACCTCCTAAGATGGGGtcaattccagaattttgattctcGGAAAAGCCTATAGTTTCATAGTCAAAATTGTTTGTTTGAGAATGTAATTCCCATTTTTAAAGATGAaaacaataattataaaatTCCATTGGTTCAAGGTTTGAGGAAGTTGGTATAATGGAGCCTGTGTGGCTCTTAAATGCATAATTCTGCTCTAGATTTTTTGGCTTCAACAGTTTAAACTTGGGCGCAGTTCTTGAAAACAGTAAAACTTTTAATAATATTTCCTCTTCAACCTTCGTACAAagtttgtactttttgataaataaaaactaTTATAAAGGCATGTAAGTGAAAATAACTTAGCGGACAGTAAAATtaagaattttacaaaaaatatgcTCCAGTTTTTAAGCTCAATTCTCTTccattctttttaatattttttgctaatttttttctACTTAAATTTTTACCCCGACAATTGCCTTTTCAGAAAGCGCGATCCTCTCCGCGCCCAATTAATTTCTCCACAACACAAAGAAAGgcaatccctctctctcttgcgaAGGTTAGATAACACCATTTTTTTCGTCATTATCCTTGATCCTTTTGGCCTCGTTTCCCCTCAATTGTTTTATGCAAGAGCAAAGTGTTACCGTTCGGGCTTCGCCGTGCTGTCCTAGCGTTTAGCTGCAGTATTTGCGCCTTCTTCACTTAATTGGAAGTGATTTCTCTTTCGATTTTGACGATCCGTAATTTTTTTCCCGTGTACTCCTTTTGCGTGAAGCCATTGTTGCATCACTTATTTGAAGACTACTGTCTGTGTTTGCGATTTGTTATACAGTCGGCATTAGTGCAGGAAAACTCATTTGgcctcttttttgttttgtggacGGTGGAACCAGAACATGATTCGGGCGGTATTGGTGATGAACACGCAGGGCAAGCCTCGTGTTGCCAAATTTTATGAGTTTCAGGTAATTCCCTTCCCTTTGGACTTACTACGTAACTTGTTCTCCTGCCTATGTGAGTTGTGGTCGAAACCTTACCCTTTTTTGCGTGGAATTTGTTCCTCACGTCATGTGCCATCATGTGTTCGCATATATTGGTGGTTGGCAGCAACGCATTATTTCCAACAATCATTTAGTTGGCGGCAATTGTTGTTTGTCGTCATGGTGCCAAATGCAATTTTATTGTATCCATTGGCAACACGAAGGATCTCTATAGAAAAAAGACTGgtttttgttcttctgtttGGATACTTTTGCTGGTGCTTAGGAATAGGAAGGTACTAAAATGATGGATTCAAAAGGGTTAGGGGTTGAAAAATTACTAGTTGCAAGAAAGTTCTATGAGATTATTGGTTTGCTTGTGACCGTCCAtatgatttattttcataccTTCGTGTATCGCAAAACATTCCTAACCTTCATACTAACGTCTTTTTAATATGCATTACTGATGGATGGCAAGTCCGGGCACCAGCTACCTCACCAAATATGTGAAGTATCCCTTTTCTAATGGATTTTTAGTTGTGTTGTCTATCAATACCCTTCATTTTGGACTATTTACAATTTCTACTTAGTAAGATTCTTATAGATATTTCTAAATAACTTCATGGTCGAAAATGGTAACACAAGATTCTAGATTTCTTCAACAGTGTGGGGgataaatgaaaatgtaatcCTTGGGAAGCTTGCTATGTCATATTGGGGGGATTTGTTATTGCCCATGATCTCCTCTATTGAATTGTTGATCATATTTTTCCATTGTCCCTTGATGAACTTCGTATCCTTTCCATCCCATAGGTATGTTTGGTACTAGGGGCAGTCAAGTTGGGAGGTCATATACCATTGCACAGTCTTCACACTCTTATGAAGTTGCATTAACTTTCTGTTCTAAAGCTTCGGAATCTTTAATGTTTATATAGTACAGATATCCTATGATATGATGCACATATCGACTTTGAAGTAAAGTgtatttttaatcatttaacAGCTCACAGTGACGTGTGACGGTGAAATATTTCTATTTCTCTGCTTCTCTTGATCATGTTTCTCAGCTTCTTACGTCTTAGTATAGAGGATGGTTAACTCAATGGATGCTGATCATCCATTTTGTTCGTAATTGTAATTTAAAGATGTACTTTTTAATGGACATTTAAGGGGGAATCTCCAGTGGCCACAAGACACAGCTTTCAGCTTGAGATTTTGCTGAAAGCTGTTGCAACTATGTTATCATGTAGGTAACCATGATATCtatgttttacattttaataTTAGGGAAAATAGAAGTATACAGGTAGTAAACGAAAAGTGTACGAGCATAATTAGAAATGATGGTCATTGCTCAGTTTCTCTCTGGACATACttattattgttgttttcaGCCAATCTCAAGATATGACTTGATCCTTGTTATCATCCATAACCACTTCGAAATAATTGATTGTAGCATTTCGCTTTGGCAAGTAATTTGTTTTCTCCTACCTGTGACCTTACAAAAGCTTGTTGTGGGTATGCAGGAGTTTCATggtcagttttttcatttttgactcTACTCTTCTTTGTAATTACTTCAGAATACTCTTATACATGATTTAAACGTTAATGGTGCAAATATGTGCACTTAAAGAGATGAAACATATTGAATAACCAGGGTTTCTACATTTTCTCGCACGTTTGGATGTGGGAAACATACACCACTTGTTTCTTCCAAGTAATCCTTATGCATGAGAAAACTCTGTCCACATTTTATTGCTTTAGTGATTgggttttcttttgtatattcCTTTTGCCATTATTGATGTAGTATAAACTGCGTAGTTCAATTTTCTTATTGAGTTACACTTATTTGTGTACCATTTCTGTAAGGTTAGCCTGTGGAGAAGCAACAGGAGTTGATGCGAAATGTATATGGAGGTAATTGCTAAACTTGACGTACTTTTTCCTTCTCCTGTTCATACTTCATGAGTGATAAGACTTGTTTAAGCAGACCAGGCTTAGAGTCTTAGAGttggaaaggaaaatgagagagtGATACTTTATGAGATTTCTCCTTTAAATATTTACTGCACATGATAAATCCATCATTTATCATATTCTTTGGTATAGGAAAATGCAATTTATAATTTGCTGGTCATCTGTTAAAGGAACTGAGTGAACAACAAAATGTCCATATGCAAAGTAAGCAGATACCCgaagcaagaaaatgaaagtgCTTTCAGTATCATTCCCTATATCATAACAAACCTATCTGTGGGTGTTTTCTTCTGTTTGGTGTAGGAAGAAATTGCAcctttatttattgaaaatcAGAAGCCATTGCTCTCCGATTGTGCATCTTCATTGATGGGTAAAAACACCTACCACATATATGTgatattaatgttaaaaaagagaaaaaggaaaaagaacatgaaaaaatgcttcttttgaaaaatatgaaaataattttaacacattattattgttttttttttgcaattttccattttttccccatcttgtttgtttttctctttttaatgtCCATATCATGATGGATTAATCTTTAAACTTAACTTAAATTATGTATCACcgtttttatcatcattaaaacattatttttgctACTTTAACAAGTTATTTTTTGTGCTTTCTTATTAATTTCCATTccccaagaaaaacaactttgccaaaacATACCTGAGAAAACCTCACCGttaaaaacccaagaaagaTATTTTGACTATGATAAAACCAATCCCTTTCtccttgtgtttagtgttgtaTGCCTAATTCATTGTCTCAATTATATTGTTTGTTTTTAGTAGATGATAGTGAACtatgaatttattattttttctgatcTTTTTATTCTTATATGGATCATTAATCCTTCTCCATACAATCAtgatatctttttattttttctagtgTATACTTTTGTATATTGCTATGTTTCTGTATATTATGCACTCACAGTTTTTAGGACGTGTTTACACCTTAGGTTATGGATTGTTATGTGCTGaactagattttctttttttcccttcttttgcaGCATTATGTAGCCGAGCCGAAAATGTCAGCAACTTTATTGAAGCTGATGCAATCTTTGGCCCGGTAGATCATTTTTGTCTTCTGATTCTAATTGAATATTTGTTCAAGTATATAATCAGACAAATTCAACCTGTTGATTTTCTTATTATGCTAAGATTGGTTGCATGGCTGTGTTTTGTTTATGATTTCACTGATGAAGGCTCATTTAAACACAATCATTGTTGGCTGGGAGTTTGTCTATAGGGTCTTTCTTGAACTAAATATGCATCTTTTAAACTGTACCAGTTTCTAACTGTTTTAGTATGTTAAAAATACCTACCAACAGGATCTCTGTCTGCTTGACTAGGGTATTGTCTTTAGACCTTCAAGTGGAAGGAAGTTAAGATGTAATAGTTTCTTGCCTGGGGCACTTATGATGAAGTTGTATGCTCTGTCCAATCCAAGTTTGCCTATCAAAAAATTGGTTGTTAGCAATCTTTCAGTGTTGATCTTCTCTTTTCAGCTTTCtcaattcgttctttttttcctttttacttgcCTGCAGGGCACCAGATTGGTCTACAAGCACTACGCAACCCTCTACTTTGTCTTTATTTTTGATAGCTGTGAAAATGAGCTTGCTATGCTTGACCTTATACAAGGTGCTTCAAGAATTCCAGTTTTACTGGTGttgtatactttttttttctcttcatgctTTTCCCTCAGGCCGTTGGTACAAGAGTTTAAACCTAGTATAACATTTCATGCAAGCAacagttttttgcctatttatcaaattttcctcaatcaaaattttcttttctacatcCTTTTTTTCATAGAACCTGGTACAGTGCACAATCTCTTTCTAGAGCCACGATAGGATAGCAGAAGATTATCCCTGTTCTGTGTTGTGCAGCTGTTCTtaatttcttatattttgtCTCATCCATGTCACACGAGGGTATTCTGGTAGTTTATCAATTCAGAACAAACTCTACAGGTATACTAGTAATACTATGGTGGAGCGAATTTACTTTATTAGAGAAAAGTAGAAATTTGAAAGTGGTATTAGGAACATGGGTGAGCTCATATAAGCACAtataattttgatataaaagtactaaaaaacaaaacttgtaATCAACACTACAGAAATAGCCCCATACCTGACATGGATGATAGCATGGATTTCTATGTACTAGAGATAAATGAGAGGTGGATTCACCATAAGCAATCGATATTCCAAAATTGGACGGAGAGACTGGTGCAAAATTAACATGCGGCCACAAGCTGATTGTATGACTGCCTGATAACTATAGACGTGACTCTGTGGTTATCTCAATAAAAAAACgtgaatttgattttcttccggAACCATGTATTGTTGATTACATGTAATAGATAGGGAACATTGCTTGTGCACCTCAGATGTAATGTTTTCATTAATTGGATGTCGTAGATCTCTATCATGCTTGTTTTGTATTTCACAATCTAATTTTGATCTCTTGAGATATATTTGACTGCAGTGCTTGTGGAGACTCTAGACAAGTGCTTCAAGAATGTCTGTGAACTCGACATTGTGTTCAATTTCAAGAAGGTTTTGACTTTTGACTGCATctagtttttgttttcctcttctttttcttgtatttgatcTTGCTTACAAGATTACATCAAAGCCTTGTCATATGGGCACAGGTGTGGGTGTAAGTGCGGATGTGGACAGATCATAGATAGTCAATTCACGTAAACAATggagaaattaatttttattagtTATTGATCGATAAGAGTAGCACACTAGCACAGTtagcacattaaattgaataaaaaaccaccatttttcacattttacaCCTAAATAAACAAGTCAAATAATGAAGAATATTTATGCCGCTAAAGTTTCAATCACTAAGAGAAAGATCAAGTTTGCAAGCCAATTAGACATAGAGCCTTCGTTTTCTCGATGAAAATAgattttgttaaaatttgaCCAAGCccctacaaaaataaaatgttctatgACCATTTCTGAACAAATGACCATCCTTAGCTTTGTTGACATGGCCACCACCCAAATAGAAGTGCACAAGTAACATAATGTGATGCATAACTTTC
Above is a window of Nymphaea colorata isolate Beijing-Zhang1983 chromosome 8, ASM883128v2, whole genome shotgun sequence DNA encoding:
- the LOC116259486 gene encoding AP-3 complex subunit sigma; translated protein: MIRAVLVMNTQGKPRVAKFYEFQPVEKQQELMRNVYGALCSRAENVSNFIEADAIFGPGTRLVYKHYATLYFVFIFDSCENELAMLDLIQVLVETLDKCFKNVCELDIVFNFKKLHTILDEIILGGQVLETSSSEIMKAVEEISRAERSSNAVAFLSKSPSSWIGK